Part of the Ornithinimicrobium flavum genome, GGGCGGGATGGGCCCGTCGGGACGCGGGCGTCGACCCGCTCCTCGTCGTCATGGGCACGGTGAGCCCGGTGTCCCTGGTCGAGCTCGCCGAGGAGCTGGCCGACGACGGCATCCACGTCGTCGACGCACCGGTGAGCGGCGGCCCGATCGGTGCGCGGGAGCGCCGGCTGTCGATCATGGTGGGTGGGGAGGAGACCGACGTCGCGAGGCTCCGGCCGGTGCTCGCGGCGATGGGCACGACGATCCGGCACATGGGGGCGTTGGGGACCGGGCAGCTGACCAAGGCCTGCAACCAGGCGGTCGTCGGAGGCACCCTCGCCGCGCTGGGCGAGGCGGTCCGCCTGGCCCGGGCGGGGGCTGGACCTGGCGACCGTCCTCGAGGTCCTCGGAGGTGGCCTGGCCGGGTCGGAGGCGTTGCGGCAGAAGGGGGAGCGCTACCTCACCGGGGACTTCGACGGAGGCGGGGCGAGCCGGAACCAGCTCAAGGACCAGCAGATCGTCCTGGAGACGGGTGAGCATCACGGCGTGCGGCTCCCGG contains:
- a CDS encoding NAD-binding protein — its product is MRQKGERYLTGDFDGGGASRNQLKDQQIVLETGEHHGVRLPVSAVVRDLYARLVDQDGGDLDHSAVVRVE
- a CDS encoding NAD(P)-dependent oxidoreductase, whose protein sequence is MAHALADAGFTVTAWNRTPARAEELAAVAAEVRSAATPREVAHAAATVVTMLPDLPQVREQLDGPDGLRAGWARRDAGVDPLLVVMGTVSPVSLVELAEELADDGIHVVDAPVSGGPIGARERRLSIMVGGEETDVARLRPVLAAMGTTIRHMGALGTGQLTKACNQAVVGGTLAALGEAVRLARAGAGPGDRPRGPRRWPGRVGGVAAEGGALPHRGLRRRRGEPEPAQGPADRPGDG